The DNA region CTACGGCGCCGACGGCGCCGGCACCACCACCTATGCACTGAAGGTCAGCGCAGCGGGCGTGGACAGCGGCCTGGACGACTCGGCCACCGGCAGCGACATCAAGCTGTACCTGGAAGGCGCCGAGGTGGTGGGCCGTGTCGGCAGCTCCACCGGCGCCATCGCCTTCAAGGTCACGGTGGATGCTTCCGGCAACGTCACCCTCGACCAGCAGCGGGCGATCATCCATACGCCCAACAGCGGGCCGGACCAGGCGGTGAGCCTGGGCGCCGCCGACCTGGTGCAACTGGTGGCGACCATCACCGACAAGGACGGCGACGCCAGCAGTGCCAACCTCAACCTGGGCAACGCCATCAGCTTCAAGGACGATGCGCCGAGCATCAGCGCCGGCAGTGCCACCGCCGGCAGCCTGCAGGTGGACGAGACCAACCTGGCCGCCAACGCCAGTGTCAACCTGAGCGGCCAGTTCACCGGCAACTACGGCGCCGACGGCGCCGGCACCACGACCTATGCGCTGAAGGTCAGCGCGGCGGGCGCGGACAGTGGCCTGGACGACACGGCCACCGGCAGCGACATCAAGCTGTACCTGGAAGGCACCGAGGTGGTGGGCCGTGTCGGCAGCTCCACCGGCGCCATCGCCTTCAAGGTCACGGTGGATTCCGCCACCGGCGTGGTCACCCTCGACCAGCAGCGGGCGATCATCCACACGCCCAACAGCGGGCCGGACCAGGCTGTGAGCCTGTCCGCCGCCGACCTGGTGCAACTGGTGGCGACCATCACCGACAAGGACGGCGACGCCAACAGCGCCAGCCTGAACCTGGGCAGCGCCATCAGCTTCAAGGACGACGCCCCCAGCATCAGTGCCGGCACCGCCACGGCCGCCAGCCTGCAGGTGGACGAAACCAGCCTGAACCTCGATGCGACGGTGAACTTCGCCTCCTCCTTCAGCGGCAACTACGGCGCCGACGGAGCCGGTACCACCACCTATGCGCTGAATGTCAGTGCGGCGGGCGTGGACAGTGGCCTGGACGACACCGCCACCGGCAGCGACATCAAGCTCTACCTGGAAGGTGGCGAGGTGGTGGGCCGTGTCGGCTCCTCCACCGGTGCCATCGCCTTCAAGGTCACGGTGGATGCGTCCGGCAACGTCACCCTCGACCAGCAGCGGGCCATCGTCCATACGCCCAACACCGGGCCGGACCAGGCCGTGAGCCTGTCGGCCGCCAACCTGGTGCAACTGGTGGCGACCATCACCGACAAGGACGGCGACGCCAACAGCGCCACCCTCAACCTGGGCAGCGCCATCAGCTTCAAGGACGATGCGCCGAGCATCAGCGCCGGTGTGGCGCAGGCGGGCAGCCTGCAGGTGGATGAGACCAACCTCGCCGGCAACGCCAGCACCAGCTTCGCTTCGTCCTTCACCAGCAACCCCGGTGCCGATGGTGCAGCCAGCACCACTTATGCCCTGAAGGTCAGCAGTGCCGGTGTGGACAGCGGGCTGGACGACTCGGCCACCGGCAGCGATATCAAGCTGTTCCTGGAAGGCACCCAGGTGGTGGGCCGTGTCGGCAGCTCCACCGGTGCGATTTCCTTCACCCTCACGGTGGATGCCGCCGGCAGCGTCACCCTCGACCAGCAGCGGGCGGTGATCCACACGCCCAACAGCGGGCCGGACCAGGCGGTGAGCCTGGGCGCCGTCGACCTGGTGCAACTGGTGGCGACCATCACCGACAAGGACGGCGACACCAGCAGCGCCAGCCTCAACCTGGGCAGCGCCATCAGCTTCAGGGACGACGCGCCCACGGCGGCCAACCAGACCCAGAACGGCCAGGCCTCGGTCAACCTCAACAGCAACCTGATGCTGGTGCTGGACATCTCGGGCAGCATGGGTGACGCCTCTGGCGTCGGTTCCATGGACCGCCTGCAGGTGGCCAAGAACGCGCTGCTGGAACTGCTGGAGCAGTACGACGCCCTGGGCGATGTGCGCGTCAGCTTCGTCACCTTCTCCACGACGGCCACCACCGAGGCGGTCTGGGTGAGCGTGGCGGATGCCAAGGCGGCGATTCTCGGGGTCAGCACCGCGAACACCACCAACTACGATGCCGCGCTGATCTCGGCCATCAACGCCTACGGCAATGCCGGCAAGCTGGCCACGGGCAACGTGCAGAACGTCGCCTACTTCCTCTCCGACGGCTATCCCAACCAGCCCAGCGGCGACGAGGGCATCTCCAACGCCAATGGCAGTGCCAGCGGCTGGCCGACCCCGTACTCCAACGGCAACGTTTCCGAGGAGCAGGCCTGGATCAACTTCCTCACCGCCAACAACATCCGCGCCTACGCGCTGGGGATGGGCACCGGGGTGGACGCCACGGCGCTCAACCCGATCGCCTACAACGGCACCAACGGTGGCAGTAACACCAACGCCATCGTGGTCACCGACCTCAACGCGCTGACCAGCACCCTCGTGGCCACCGCCCAGGCCTCGCCCATCTCGGGCAGCCTGGTCAGCGGCGGCAGCATGGGCAATGACGGCGGCTACGTGCGCAGCATCGTGGTGGACGGCAAGACCTACACCTACGACAAGGCCACCGGCACCTTCACCGCCAGCGGTCCGGGCACCAACAACGGCAGCCTTTCCGGCTCGCTGCTGACGGTGTCCATGGGGTCGGGCTCCAGCATCATGGTCAACATGCTCAACGGTGCCTACACCTACACGCCGCCGAGCACCATCAACCTGGCGATCGCCACCAGCATTGCCTTCACCTTGCTGGACAACGACGGGGACAGCGCGTCGGCCAACCTCAACATCAATATCAACTCCGGCACCCAGCCGATGGTGATACGCGATGACCTGGTGCTGACCAACGTGCCTGCCCAGACGGGCGCCGACCAGATCCTGATCCCGACCTGGGCCCTGCTGGCCAACGACACCGGGCCGAGCGCCGGGCTGCTGTCGGTGCTCAGCGTCGCCTCGATCGGCTCGGATGGCGCCAGCCTGGGCGGTGGCAACGTGACCTTCACGGAGAACAGCAGCAACTCGACCAACGGTGGCAGCTTCAGCTACGGCGTTTCCGTCGACGGCAGCACGACCCTGGATACCGCGGTCGTGGATGTCGTGCGCGACGCCGGCGCCAACACCCTCAACGGGACCTTCCGCAACGAGATCCTGCTCGGGCGTGATGGCGCCAACGACACGCTCAATGGCGGCGATGGCGACGATGTGCTGATCGGGCAGGGAGGCAATGACACGCTCAACGGTGGCAACGGCAACGACATCCTCGTCGGCGGGGCCGGCAACGATGCGCTCAACGGTGGGGCCGGCGTGGACACCGCGAGCTACATCGATGCGCCGTCCGGGGTCACGGTCGACCTGAGCATCCTCGTCGCGCAGAACACCGTCGGTGCTGGAACGGACACCCTGAACAGCATCGAGAACCTGATCGGGTCGAACTTCGCCGATGTGCTGAAGGGGGACAACAACGCCAACGTGCTCTTCGGCGGGGCTGGCAACGACACCCTGCTCGGCGGTGGTGGGGATGACTTCCTCATCGGCGGGCTGGGGGCCGACACCATGAGCGGTGGCGCCGGCAAGGACACCTTCATCTGGCAGAAAGGCGGCCTGGGCGGCGGCGTGGACCACATCACCGACTTCACGGTGGATATCACGGGTGCCAACTCCGACGTGCTCGACCTGTCGCAACTGTTGTCGGGTGTGGGCACCGCGCCGAACGTGCTGGACAGCTACCTGAACTTCTCGTTCTCGGGCACCACCACCACCATCGACATCAAGACGGAGGCGGCGGGACCGGTGCAGCAGCAAGTGGTGCTGGACAATGTGAACCTGTCCACGCTCTACGGCACGACCAACGAGGCCACCATCATCGGCAACCTGCTTGACGATCACGCATTGAAAACGACCGTCTAAGCTCTTTGAACGAGGCGGCCCGCCACCTTTCCGGGTGGCGGGCCTTTTTTATGCGGATTCGCTGGGGAGAGCAGTCCATGGTGTACGTACAGCGTGATGAGCGGGGCCGGGTGCTGCGGGTCGAGTCGGAGCCTTTCGAGAACATGACCCACAGCATGCCGGCCGCGGATCCGGAGGTGCAGAGCTGGCTGGCCAGCCGTTCGCTGCACGAGCACCTGATGTCGCTGCAGCATTCCGACCTGGAGCTCGTGCGGGTGATCGAAGACCTGGTCAGCGTTC from Pseudomonas tohonis includes:
- a CDS encoding tryptophan synthase subunit beta, with amino-acid sequence MVYVQRDERGRVLRVESEPFENMTHSMPAADPEVQSWLASRSLHEHLMSLQHSDLELVRVIEDLVSVLVDRGVMRYTDLPEAARNKLQHRAQARAQVEGLGSLVQDEGRLPY